Proteins from a single region of Oryza brachyantha chromosome 6, ObraRS2, whole genome shotgun sequence:
- the LOC102718181 gene encoding uncharacterized protein LOC102718181: MDKILAFSILSSSPAEIAAAGYTTRFSWRTSAGKQQKQKPAEKAPKQEGEKPSSRPAERKKPEAARARFAPEFDGINCFESIVSF; encoded by the coding sequence ATGGACAAGATCCTGGCTTTCTCGATCCtgagctcgtcgccggcggagatcgccgccgcggggtACACCACGCGGTTCTCGTGGAGGACCAGTGCCGggaagcagcagaagcagaagccgGCGGAGAAGGCGCCGAAGCAGGAGGGGGAGAAGCCGAGCTCGCGGCCGGCGGAGAGGAAGaagccggaggcggcgagggcgcggttCGCGCCGGAGTTCGACGGCATCAACTGCTTCGAGTCCATCGTTTCCTTCTAA